In Puntigrus tetrazona isolate hp1 chromosome 7, ASM1883169v1, whole genome shotgun sequence, the following are encoded in one genomic region:
- the gpr185b gene encoding G-protein coupled receptor 12 → MIHSLAAAMSNQLQNTSSLSTAGTWNLLDVRNSSPVRTAELRPLPVSPWDIALCVTGTLISCENAIVIAILFYTPTLRAPMFILIGSLAFADLLAGLGLILNFVFIYMLNTEFVTLISVGLLIAAFSASVLNILAITVDRYLSLYNALTYHTERTVTFTYVMVVLIWLVCIILGLLPVLGWNCLRDEASCSICRPVTKNNAVVLAVTFLLVFALMMQLYLQICKIAFRHAQQIAVQHQFMAISTTKGVSTLSVILCTFAACWMPFAMYSIVADSSYPMIYTYATVLPATCNSVINPIIYAYRNPDIQKSLWLACCGCVPSNFSLRPRTSSDV, encoded by the coding sequence ATGATTCACTCTCTTGCAGCAGCAATGAGCAACCAACTTCAAAACACCTCTTCCCTCTCCACGGCGGGCACGTGGAATCTCCTGGATGTGAGGAACTCGTCACCGGTGCGAACGGCAGAGCTGAGGCCGCTTCCCGTTAGCCCGTGGGACATTGCGCTGTGCGTGACGGGCACGCTCATCTCTTGCGAGAATGCAATCGTGATCGCCATCCTGTTCTACACGCCCACCTTGAGAGCCCCCATGTTTATTCTGATAGGGAGCCTCGCATTCGCGGACCTGCTCGCGGGACTCGGCCTCATTCTCAACTTCGTCTTCATCTACATGCTGAACACAGAGTTTGTGACTCTCATCTCCGTCGGCTTGCTAATCGCCGCCTTCTCCGCATCTGTGCTCAACATCCTGGCCATCACGGTGGATCGCTACTTGTCGCTCTACAACGCTCTGACCTACCACACGGAGCGCACGGTGACATTCACCTATGTCATGGTGGTTCTCATTTGGCTGGTGTGCATCATCCTGGGCTTACTGCCAGTGCTCGGCTGGAACTGCCTCCGAGACGAGGCCAGCTGCAGTATCTGCCGGCCGGTCACCAAGAACAATGCTGTGGTGCTCGCTGTGACGTTCTTGCTGGTGTTTGCCCTCATGATGCAGCTTTACCTACAGATCTGTAAGATTGCCTTCCGCCACGCGCAGCAAATCGCTGTCCAGCACCAGTTCATGGCCATCTCCACCACAAAAGGTGTATCCACGCTCTCCGTCATCCTCTGCACCTTTGCCGCATGTTGGATGCCCTTCGCCATGTATTCGATCGTGGCAGACTCAAGCTACCCGATGATCTACACGTATGCAACGGTGCTGCCGGCGACATGCAACTCGGTCATAAACCCAATCATATACGCTTACAGAAACCCGGACATCCAGAAATCCCTGTGGCTAGCCTGCTGCGGATGCGTGCCGTCCAACTTCTCCTTGCGGCCAAGGACATCGAGTGATGTATAA